One region of Gemmatimonadaceae bacterium genomic DNA includes:
- a CDS encoding M14 metallopeptidase family protein has translation MRILRSWRLAFAPIAFAAVTAGAQGHVTSPKEFFGHNIGDDYWLPNYDQFLAYWKKIDQESDRMQAVEIGKSSEGRPQMAAIITAPENFKLLKKYQDISLRLAKGEGLTDAQAHELAKEGKAVVWFDGGLHATEVLGANQLIETTYQLLSRNDDETKRILHDDIILAVHANPDGMQLVADWYMKDKDTLARSMNIPRLYNKYAGHDDNRDSFMSNLNETKNVNHFMFWDWHPVIMYNHHQAGPAGTVMFSPPFRDPFNYNFDPMIVMGLDMVGAAIHQRLLEHNMPGFTMRSGSSYSTWWNGGFRTIGYFQGIIGILTETIGNPTPERIPFIPEQQLPRGDLPAPVPPGVFHFRTAIDYSVEANYAIFDLASRYRETFLYDKYLMAKHSIEEGNRDNWTISGKRIAEAEAALNGTSATQAGAPAGGGGNGRGGRGGRGGAGAPAQAADQPGGAVGNPGAPFGRGNGNIDAQMHAYNDVLHAKDKRDPRGYIIPSDQPDFLTAIKFVNTLRHVGVYVDQATAPFKVGSKSYPTGSFVIKTAQAARGQVLDMMEPQDHPNDFAYPGGPPRRPYDNAGWTLAYEMGVQFDRVLDGFDVPNLKQIRGTELAKPMAGTLANASGAAGFLMSHEENDAVTVLNRVFKANGEVDWLRSPVQANGKTYPAGTFFIPAASAAVLQKSAADLGVSFVGVTSRPADAIKLSEKRIALFDQYGGSMPSGWTRYEFEQFEIPYTVVYPQDLDAGNLKSKFDVLILPSGAQVRGAGGAGFGGRGGGGGGGGGRGGNIPAEYQKMTGQMTPEATVPALKQFLNDGGVIVAVGTATSLGYALNLPIENHLIVRGPGQPDRALTGEEYYVPGSILNVAVDNTDPVAAGFDKHLDVFFDNSPVFRLSPDAALKGTKAVAWFDSATPLRSGWAWGQNYLEGGVAAVESSVGKGKVYLFGPEITFRGQPHGTFKFLFNGIYAPTNMTQAIVP, from the coding sequence ATGCGGATTCTCCGCTCCTGGCGACTTGCGTTCGCGCCGATCGCCTTCGCCGCCGTCACCGCCGGCGCGCAGGGTCACGTCACCTCGCCGAAGGAGTTCTTCGGCCACAACATCGGCGACGACTACTGGCTCCCCAACTACGATCAGTTCCTGGCGTACTGGAAGAAGATCGACCAGGAGTCCGACCGGATGCAGGCGGTCGAAATCGGTAAATCGTCGGAAGGCCGACCGCAGATGGCGGCGATCATCACGGCCCCGGAAAACTTCAAGCTCCTCAAGAAATACCAGGACATCTCGCTGCGGCTCGCGAAGGGCGAAGGCCTCACCGACGCTCAAGCCCACGAGCTGGCGAAGGAAGGCAAGGCCGTGGTCTGGTTCGACGGCGGCCTCCACGCCACCGAAGTCCTCGGCGCGAACCAGCTGATCGAGACGACCTATCAGCTGCTCAGCCGCAACGACGACGAGACGAAGCGCATCCTGCACGACGACATCATTCTCGCCGTGCACGCCAATCCCGACGGCATGCAGCTCGTCGCCGACTGGTACATGAAGGACAAGGACACGCTGGCGCGGTCGATGAACATCCCGCGTCTCTACAACAAGTACGCCGGCCACGACGACAACCGCGACTCGTTCATGTCGAACCTGAACGAGACCAAGAACGTGAACCACTTCATGTTCTGGGACTGGCACCCGGTGATCATGTACAACCATCACCAAGCGGGCCCCGCGGGCACGGTGATGTTCTCGCCGCCGTTCCGCGATCCGTTCAACTACAACTTCGACCCAATGATCGTGATGGGGCTGGACATGGTGGGCGCGGCGATCCACCAGCGCCTGCTCGAGCACAACATGCCGGGCTTCACGATGCGTTCGGGGTCGAGCTACTCGACGTGGTGGAACGGCGGTTTCCGCACGATCGGCTACTTCCAAGGAATCATCGGCATTCTCACGGAGACGATCGGCAACCCGACGCCCGAGCGAATTCCGTTCATTCCCGAGCAGCAGCTTCCGCGCGGCGATCTGCCGGCGCCCGTGCCGCCGGGTGTGTTCCACTTCCGCACCGCGATCGACTACTCGGTCGAAGCGAACTATGCGATCTTCGACCTCGCCTCGCGCTATCGTGAGACGTTCTTGTACGACAAGTACCTGATGGCGAAGCATTCGATCGAAGAAGGGAACCGCGACAACTGGACCATCTCCGGCAAGCGGATCGCCGAGGCCGAAGCGGCGCTCAACGGCACGAGTGCCACGCAGGCTGGTGCGCCGGCGGGAGGCGGTGGAAACGGTCGTGGAGGCCGCGGTGGGCGCGGCGGCGCCGGTGCGCCGGCTCAGGCGGCCGATCAACCCGGCGGAGCAGTCGGCAACCCGGGCGCTCCATTCGGCCGAGGCAACGGCAACATCGACGCGCAGATGCACGCGTACAACGACGTGCTCCACGCCAAGGACAAGCGCGATCCGCGCGGCTACATCATCCCGTCGGACCAGCCGGACTTCCTCACGGCGATCAAGTTCGTGAACACGCTTCGTCACGTCGGCGTGTACGTCGATCAGGCGACGGCGCCGTTCAAGGTCGGGAGCAAGAGCTATCCGACCGGTTCGTTCGTGATCAAGACGGCGCAAGCGGCCCGCGGCCAAGTGCTCGACATGATGGAGCCGCAGGACCACCCGAACGACTTCGCGTACCCGGGTGGTCCGCCGCGCCGGCCGTACGACAACGCGGGTTGGACGCTCGCCTACGAGATGGGTGTGCAGTTCGACCGAGTGCTCGACGGCTTCGACGTGCCGAACCTGAAGCAGATTCGTGGCACCGAGCTCGCGAAGCCGATGGCGGGGACGCTGGCGAATGCGTCGGGCGCCGCCGGCTTCCTGATGTCGCACGAGGAGAACGACGCGGTCACCGTTCTCAATCGAGTGTTCAAGGCGAACGGCGAGGTGGATTGGCTGCGCTCGCCGGTTCAGGCGAACGGCAAGACGTATCCCGCCGGCACGTTCTTCATTCCGGCGGCGAGTGCGGCCGTGCTGCAAAAGTCGGCCGCGGACTTGGGCGTGAGCTTCGTCGGTGTCACCTCGCGTCCCGCCGACGCGATCAAGCTCTCCGAGAAGCGCATCGCGCTGTTCGATCAATACGGCGGATCGATGCCATCGGGTTGGACGCGCTACGAGTTCGAGCAGTTCGAGATTCCTTATACCGTCGTGTATCCGCAGGACCTCGACGCCGGGAATCTCAAGAGTAAATTCGACGTGCTCATCCTCCCGTCGGGCGCGCAGGTTCGCGGCGCCGGCGGCGCGGGCTTCGGTGGCCGCGGCGGGGGTGGGGGCGGAGGCGGCGGTCGCGGGGGCAACATCCCGGCCGAGTATCAGAAGATGACCGGACAGATGACGCCCGAGGCGACCGTGCCGGCGCTCAAGCAATTCCTGAACGACGGTGGAGTCATCGTCGCGGTCGGAACGGCGACGTCGCTCGGCTACGCGCTCAACCTGCCGATCGAGAACCACCTCATCGTGCGCGGACCGGGGCAGCCCGATCGCGCGCTGACCGGCGAGGAGTACTACGTGCCGGGCTCGATCCTCAACGTTGCCGTGGACAACACCGATCCGGTCGCGGCGGGCTTCGACAAGCACCTCGACGTTTTCTTCGACAACAGCCCGGTGTTCCGCCTGTCGCCCGACGCCGCGCTCAAGGGAACGAAGGCTGTGGCATGGTTCGACAGCGCGACCCCGCTGCGCAGCGGTTGGGCGTGGGGGCAGAACTATCTCGAGGGCGGCGTCGCCGCCGTCGAGTCGAGCGTGGGCAAGGGCAAGGTCTATCTGTTCGGACCTGAGATCACGTTCCGCGGGCAGCCGCACGGGACGTTCAAGTTCCTGTTCAACGGCATCTACGCGCCGACGAACATGACGCAGGCAATCGTTCCATAA
- a CDS encoding DUF5700 domain-containing putative Zn-dependent protease, giving the protein MIRRLFQLPLALATANLAAAQAPAMQGSSPNPVPAADSAAKLNRAGRWRDALAVARLRMPVAAADEKCSLRIDILQAIERMGWLEGTANEFKSFDAQCGTSAPVRERAAEVARIRAEVTLPPLPATGLDFSGVDEFWRLADQLAKDVEPSEDDWHRMFSTVGYRLSMQQISSTRSDMEIALRPSRTAEFDSLTKMNNQQAGLLRHFRATIPNRAGIAKYRDSVARALPVEQAVALAARFLPPHATEGKSPPLVAFTVFVDDAYSLGPAGVVIDIDHIYEDGSLTLLLAHEFHHTYLSMLSTLRDPMGDSSATLYFALRNMRNEGIADLIDKPHPLAPGKTANRAAYAKNYNDAYARTPAVIHSIDSALVVAADDSTKLPAVGRRVRELLPSSGHFNGSYVAREIDETFGADSLYPAVHDFFAFLRIYASAEAKRGNPPPFSAKSVALLDALEKKYLIQ; this is encoded by the coding sequence GTGATTCGCCGTCTGTTTCAGCTTCCCCTTGCCCTGGCGACGGCCAACCTGGCCGCCGCGCAAGCACCCGCGATGCAGGGTTCCAGCCCCAACCCCGTGCCGGCCGCCGACAGCGCCGCGAAACTGAATCGCGCCGGGCGTTGGCGCGACGCGCTGGCCGTCGCTCGCCTGAGGATGCCCGTCGCTGCGGCGGACGAGAAATGCTCCCTGCGGATCGACATCCTCCAAGCCATTGAGCGGATGGGCTGGTTAGAAGGAACGGCGAACGAGTTCAAGTCGTTCGACGCGCAGTGCGGAACGTCGGCGCCGGTCCGAGAGCGGGCCGCCGAGGTGGCTCGCATCCGTGCCGAGGTCACGTTGCCACCACTCCCCGCCACTGGGTTGGATTTTTCGGGCGTAGACGAGTTCTGGCGACTCGCCGACCAGCTCGCCAAGGACGTGGAACCGTCGGAAGACGACTGGCACCGGATGTTCTCGACGGTCGGCTATCGGTTGTCCATGCAGCAGATCTCGAGCACACGATCGGACATGGAGATCGCGCTGCGGCCGTCGCGTACCGCCGAGTTCGACAGCTTGACCAAGATGAACAACCAACAAGCCGGTCTGCTGCGGCATTTTCGCGCGACCATCCCCAACCGCGCCGGCATCGCCAAGTATCGCGACTCGGTCGCGCGGGCGCTTCCAGTCGAGCAAGCGGTCGCCCTGGCCGCTCGATTCTTGCCGCCACACGCCACCGAAGGAAAGAGTCCGCCGCTCGTCGCGTTCACTGTTTTCGTCGACGACGCCTATTCGCTGGGGCCGGCAGGCGTGGTCATCGACATCGATCACATCTACGAGGACGGCAGCCTGACGCTGCTGCTTGCCCACGAATTTCACCATACGTATTTGAGTATGCTCAGCACCCTCCGCGATCCCATGGGCGACTCGTCCGCCACCCTCTACTTCGCGTTGCGCAACATGCGAAACGAAGGGATCGCCGACTTGATCGACAAGCCGCATCCACTTGCGCCGGGCAAAACGGCGAACAGGGCGGCGTACGCCAAGAACTACAACGACGCCTACGCGCGGACCCCCGCCGTCATTCACTCGATCGATTCGGCGCTGGTCGTCGCCGCGGATGACTCGACCAAGTTGCCGGCGGTCGGTCGTCGCGTGAGAGAGCTGCTCCCGTCGAGCGGCCACTTCAACGGGTCCTACGTCGCCCGAGAGATCGACGAGACCTTCGGCGCCGACTCGCTCTACCCCGCTGTCCACGACTTCTTCGCGTTCCTTCGGATCTACGCGTCCGCCGAAGCCAAGCGCGGCAACCCGCCGCCATTCTCGGCGAAATCGGTGGCGCTCCTCGACGCACTGGAGAAGAAGTACCTGATACAATGA